The following coding sequences are from one Gossypium hirsutum isolate 1008001.06 chromosome A12, Gossypium_hirsutum_v2.1, whole genome shotgun sequence window:
- the LOC107951304 gene encoding nifU-like protein 1, chloroplastic, whose protein sequence is MASIAGIRLTKNLIFSSPQTLTKPLQIPQFLSLNQRIRFPSGRTHQKTAVKASSSSFSPSAPSGSSSTGLYSSKKFELTAQNVDLVLDDVRPYLIADGGNVDVLSVEDGIISLKLQGACESCPSSTTTMKMGIERVLKEKFGDAVKDIRQVYDDEQKETTVEAVNRHLDILRPAIKNYGGSVEVLSIEEGECVVSYTGPETIGSGIKAAIKEKFPDITNVVLTG, encoded by the exons ATGGCTTCAATTGCTGGAATCCGGTTAACCAAAAACCTAATTTTCTCTTCTCCGCAAACCCTAACAAAACCCCTTCAAATCCCACAATTCTTATCCCTAAATCAACGCATACGGTTCCCTTCTGGAAGAACCCACCAGAAAACAGCCGTAAAAGCGTCGAGCTCGAGCTTCAGCCCAAGCGCACCCTCCGGCTCGTCGTCTACCGGACTGTACTCTTCAAAGAAATTCGAGCTCACCGCTCAAAACGTGGACCTTGTTCTTGATGACGTGAGGCCTTACTTGATTGCCGATGGCGGAAACGTCGACGTTTTGTCCGTTGAAGATGGCATCATCTCGCTTAAACTCCAAg GAGCATGTGAGAGTTGCCCTAGTTCAACAACAACCATGAAAATGGGGATCGAAAGGGTTTTGAAAGAAAAATTTGGGGATGCAGTCAAGGATATTCGACAAGTATACGATGATGAACAAAAGGAAACTACTGTTGAG GCAGTGAATCGTCATCTTGATATATTGAGACCAGCTATTAAGAATTATGGTGGGAGTGTGGAAGTATTGTCTATTGAGGAAGGGGAATGTGTTGTGAGTTATACAGGGCCTGAAACTATTGGATCAGGGATCAAAGCTGCAATTAAGGAGAAATTCCCAGATATTACCAATGTTGTATTAACTGGCTag
- the LOC107952235 gene encoding pentatricopeptide repeat-containing protein At2g13600: protein MRIRTPILPRKNPRHLSTLTTINLDNDINNCLQKTRFNEPQKLFHQTPIAGNIFSWNAMMKPNLENGQTEHAQELFDEVSLKTPASWNTFLSSLNKIQNPEVVYKGFLEMGRVGFKPKESTISTLVSAVSETKFNVLVPQVHALVVCLGLNMSMFVGPVLMKWYSRMGDVEGLGRVFDEILVKNVACWNALVSGYMEVGYFKQARRVFDKMPERDIVSWTSLIDGYIRNKWVNKARSMFNKMNQKNVVSWTVMINGYVQNERFREALKLFVLMLRSDTRPNQFTFSNVLDACAGCSYLITGLQVHSCILKFGIPQDLVLSASLVDMYAKCTNIDAAFCVFESMQEKNLVSWNSLIGGYARQGLGRRALQEFDRMISTGINPNKVTMFNVLLACRGSGLVKEGERHFNSMVCKYGIQPGLEHYACMMEIYGKAGQLGKAETLIKGMILKFDVVLWGAFLRAFYLYSGLEPPEFATEGILKLKTDYPAVYAAFRKIHGGTGKRSGVIEFRPSKEMKQRRNIAKQKALSQIESPVEVK from the coding sequence ATGCGCATAAGAACCCCAATCCTCCCTCGGAAAAATCCCCGTCATCTTTCTACACTTACGACGATCAATCTCGACAACGATATCAATAATTGCCTCCAAAAAACCCGCTTTAACGAACCCCAAAAGCTCTTTCACCAAACCCCAATTGCCGGAAACATCTTCTCATGGAACGCAATGATGAAGCCTAATCTTGAAAATGGCCAGACTGAACATGCCCAGGAACTGTTCGATGAAGTGTCGCTTAAAACCCCCGCTTCTTGGAACACATTTTTATCGAGCTTAAACAAGATCCAAAACCCAGAGGTAGTCTATAAAGGCTTTCTAGAGATGGGTAGAGTTGGTTTTAAACCGAAAGAGTCCACCATCTCGACTTTAGTCAGTGCGGTTTCTGAAACAAAGTTCAACGTATTGGTACCGCAAGTTCATGCACTTGTTGTTTGTTTGGGGCTTAATATGAGCATGTTTGTGGGGCCTGTGTTGATGAAATGGTACTCGCGAATGGGGGATGTAGAGGGACTGGGAAGAGTGTTTGATGAGATTTTGGTAAAgaatgttgcttgttggaatgcTTTGGTTTCAGGGTATATGGAAGTAGGGTATTTTAAGCAGGCTCGTAGGGTATTTGATAAGATGCCAGAGAGGGATATTGTTTCTTGGACTTCTTTGATTGATGGGTACATTAGGAATAAGTGGGTTAATAAAGCTAGGTCTATGTTTAATAAGATGAACCAGAAGAATGTGGTTTCTTGGACTGTGATGATCAACGGATATGTGCAAAACGAGAGGTTTCGGGAGGCGTTGAAGCTGTTTGTTTTGATGTTAAGATCTGATACGAGGCCTAATCAGTTTACTTTTTCAAATGTCTTGGATGCATGTGCTGGATGTTCATACCTTATTACCGGCCTACAAGTCCATTCATGTATCCTAAAGTTTGGGATACCGCAGGATTTAGTATTGTCTGCTTCCCTAGTCGATATGTATGCAAAATGTACGAACATCGATGCTGCATTTTGTGTATTCGAGTCCATGCAGGAGAAGAATTTGGTATCATGGAATTCCTTGATAGGAGGTTACGCAAGACAAGGACTTGGAAGAAGAGCGTTGCAGGAATTTGATAGGATGATTAGCACTGGTATCAACCCGAATAAGGTTACAATGTTTAACGTTTTATTAGCATGCAGGGGTAGTGGATTGGTCAAAGAAGGTGAAAGACACTTCAACTCAATGGTCTGCAAGTACGGCATACAACCAGGGTTGGAACATTATGCCTGTATGATGGAGATATATGGGAAAGCAGGTCAGTTGGGTAAGGCTGAGACATTAATCAAGGGGATGATTTTGAAGTTCGATGTTGTTCTTTGGGGTGCATTTCTTAGAGCCTTTTATTTATACTCCGGTTTGGAACCTCCGGAATTCGCCACAGAAggtattttaaaattgaaaactgATTATCCTGCAGTTTATGCAGCGTTTAGAAAGATACATGGTGGAACAGGGAAACGGAGTGGTGTAATAGAATTTAGACCATCGAAGGAGATGAAACAAAGGAGGAATATCGCAAAGCAGAAGGCTCTTAGTCAGATTGAATCTCCGGTGGAAGTCAAATGA
- the LOC107951302 gene encoding probable pre-mRNA-splicing factor ATP-dependent RNA helicase DEAH2 isoform X3 — protein sequence MGTERKRKVSLFDVVDEPSAKIAKSNGLGLTETNANSSINKWNGRPYSQRYYDILEKRKTLPVWQQKEEFLQVLRANQTLILVGETGSGKTTQIPQFVLDAVDIETPDKRRKMMIACTQPRRVAAMSVSRRVAEEMDVTIGEEVGYSIRFEDCSSARTVLKYLTDGMLLREAMTDPLLERYKVIILDEAHERTLATDVLFGLLKEVLKNRPDLKLVVMSATLEAEKFQGYFNGAPLMKVPGRLHPVEIFYTQEPERDYLEAAIRTVVQIHMCEPPGDILVFLTGEEEIEDACRKITKEVGNMGDQVGPVKVVPLYSTLPPAMQQKIFEPAPPPVKEGGPPGRKIVVSTNIAETSLTIDGIVYVIDPGFSKQKVYNPRVRVESLLVSPISKASAHQRSGRAGRTQPGKCFRLYTEKSFNNDLQPQTYPEILRSNLANTVLTLKKLGIDDLVHFDFMDPPAPETLMRALEVLNYLGALDDEGNLTKLGEIMSEFPLDPQMSKMLVVSSEFNCSNEILSVAAMLSVFSHEANGVALPVCLC from the exons ATGGGTACGGAGAGAAAAAGGAAGGTGAGCTTGTTTGATGTAGTGGACGAGCCATCGGCTAAGATCGCGAAATCGAACGGTTTAGGTTTAACGGAGACGAACGCTAACAGCTCGATCAACAAGTGGAATGGACGGCCTTATTCTCAAAGGTATTACGATATTTTGGAGAAGAGGAAAACCCTCCCCGTTTGGCAACAAAAAGAAGAGTTTTTGCAAGTATTGAGGGCGAATCAAACCCTTATCTTGGTCGGTGAAACCGGTAGCGGTAAAACTACTCAG ATTCCTCAGTTTGTATTGGACGCCGTTGATATAGAAACTCCGGATAAACGTAGGAAAATGATGATTGCTTGTACCCAGCCTCGAAGAGTGGCTGCCATGTCTGTTTCGCGTCGTGTTGCTGAAGAAATGGATGTGACTATTGGAGAGGAGGTGGGTTATAGTATTCGTTTCGAGGATTGCAGTAGTGCAAGGACTGTTTTGAA GTATTTAACAGATGGTATGCTTTTAAGGGAAGCGATGACAGATCCTCTTTTAGAAAGATATAAAGTGATTATTCTCGATGAAGCTCATGAAAGAACTTTGGCTACAGATGTGCTGTTTGGGCTTCTGAAAGAAGTTTTAAAGAATCGACCTGACCTTAAGCTTGTTGTTATGAGTGCTACACTAGAGGCTGAAAAGTTTCAGGGTTATTTTAATGGTGCACCACTTATGAAGGTTCCAGGTAGGCTTCACCCTGTGGAGATATTCTACACTCAGGAACCTGAAAGGGATTACTTGGAGGCTGCGATACGGACTGTTGTGCAGATACACATGTGTGAACCTCCTGGTGATATACTTGTTTTCCTAACTGGAGAGGAGGAGATCGAAGATGCCTGTCGCAAAATAACGAAAGAAGTAGGAAACATGGGGGATCAAGTAGGTCCTGTTAAAGTAGTGCCTCTATATTCAACTCTTCCACCAGCAATGCAGCAGAAGATTTTTGAGCCTGCTCCACCTCCCGTGAAGGAGGGTGGCCCTCCTGGAAGGAAGATTGTGGTGTCTACAAACATTGCCGAAACTTCCTTGACTATTGATGGCATTGTTTATGTTATTGACCCTGGGTTTTCTAAACAAAAAGTTTATAACCCACGAGTGCGTGTTGAGTCCTTATTGGTATCTCCTATATCAAAGGCAAGTGCACATCAAAGATCTGGACGTGCTGGAAGAACACAACCTGGGAAATGCTTCAGGCTCTACACTGAGAAGAGTTTTAATAATGATCTCCAGCCGCAGACCTATCCTGAAATATTACGTTCAAACCTTGCAAATACAGTTCTCACCTTGAAGAAACTAGGAATTGATGATCTGGTACATTTTGATTTTATGGACCCACCTGCTCCGGAGACATTGATGCGTGCATTGGAAGTGTTGAATTACTTGGGAGCATTGGATGATGAGGGTAACTTAACAAAGTTGGGTGAGATCATGAGTGAATTCCCCTTGGATCCTCAAATGTCGAAGATGCTCGTAGTTAGTTCTGAGTTCAACTGTTCAAATGAGATTCTTTCAGTTGCTGCCATGCTTTCAG TATTCTCTCATGAAGCAAATGGTGTCGCCTTGCCTGTATGCCTCTGCTGA
- the LOC107951302 gene encoding probable pre-mRNA-splicing factor ATP-dependent RNA helicase DEAH2 isoform X1 codes for MGTERKRKVSLFDVVDEPSAKIAKSNGLGLTETNANSSINKWNGRPYSQRYYDILEKRKTLPVWQQKEEFLQVLRANQTLILVGETGSGKTTQIPQFVLDAVDIETPDKRRKMMIACTQPRRVAAMSVSRRVAEEMDVTIGEEVGYSIRFEDCSSARTVLKYLTDGMLLREAMTDPLLERYKVIILDEAHERTLATDVLFGLLKEVLKNRPDLKLVVMSATLEAEKFQGYFNGAPLMKVPGRLHPVEIFYTQEPERDYLEAAIRTVVQIHMCEPPGDILVFLTGEEEIEDACRKITKEVGNMGDQVGPVKVVPLYSTLPPAMQQKIFEPAPPPVKEGGPPGRKIVVSTNIAETSLTIDGIVYVIDPGFSKQKVYNPRVRVESLLVSPISKASAHQRSGRAGRTQPGKCFRLYTEKSFNNDLQPQTYPEILRSNLANTVLTLKKLGIDDLVHFDFMDPPAPETLMRALEVLNYLGALDDEGNLTKLGEIMSEFPLDPQMSKMLVVSSEFNCSNEILSVAAMLSVPNCFVRPREAQKAADEAKARFGHIDGDHLTLLNVYHAYKQNNEDQSWCYENFINHRALKAADNVRQQLVRIMSRFNLKLCSTDFNSRDYYVNIRKAMLAGYFMQVAHLERTGHYLTVKDNQVVHLHPSNCLDHKPEWVIYNEYVLTSRNFIRTVTDIRGEWLVDIAPHYYDLENFPQCEAKRVLEKLYRKKEKDREESRNRR; via the exons ATGGGTACGGAGAGAAAAAGGAAGGTGAGCTTGTTTGATGTAGTGGACGAGCCATCGGCTAAGATCGCGAAATCGAACGGTTTAGGTTTAACGGAGACGAACGCTAACAGCTCGATCAACAAGTGGAATGGACGGCCTTATTCTCAAAGGTATTACGATATTTTGGAGAAGAGGAAAACCCTCCCCGTTTGGCAACAAAAAGAAGAGTTTTTGCAAGTATTGAGGGCGAATCAAACCCTTATCTTGGTCGGTGAAACCGGTAGCGGTAAAACTACTCAG ATTCCTCAGTTTGTATTGGACGCCGTTGATATAGAAACTCCGGATAAACGTAGGAAAATGATGATTGCTTGTACCCAGCCTCGAAGAGTGGCTGCCATGTCTGTTTCGCGTCGTGTTGCTGAAGAAATGGATGTGACTATTGGAGAGGAGGTGGGTTATAGTATTCGTTTCGAGGATTGCAGTAGTGCAAGGACTGTTTTGAA GTATTTAACAGATGGTATGCTTTTAAGGGAAGCGATGACAGATCCTCTTTTAGAAAGATATAAAGTGATTATTCTCGATGAAGCTCATGAAAGAACTTTGGCTACAGATGTGCTGTTTGGGCTTCTGAAAGAAGTTTTAAAGAATCGACCTGACCTTAAGCTTGTTGTTATGAGTGCTACACTAGAGGCTGAAAAGTTTCAGGGTTATTTTAATGGTGCACCACTTATGAAGGTTCCAGGTAGGCTTCACCCTGTGGAGATATTCTACACTCAGGAACCTGAAAGGGATTACTTGGAGGCTGCGATACGGACTGTTGTGCAGATACACATGTGTGAACCTCCTGGTGATATACTTGTTTTCCTAACTGGAGAGGAGGAGATCGAAGATGCCTGTCGCAAAATAACGAAAGAAGTAGGAAACATGGGGGATCAAGTAGGTCCTGTTAAAGTAGTGCCTCTATATTCAACTCTTCCACCAGCAATGCAGCAGAAGATTTTTGAGCCTGCTCCACCTCCCGTGAAGGAGGGTGGCCCTCCTGGAAGGAAGATTGTGGTGTCTACAAACATTGCCGAAACTTCCTTGACTATTGATGGCATTGTTTATGTTATTGACCCTGGGTTTTCTAAACAAAAAGTTTATAACCCACGAGTGCGTGTTGAGTCCTTATTGGTATCTCCTATATCAAAGGCAAGTGCACATCAAAGATCTGGACGTGCTGGAAGAACACAACCTGGGAAATGCTTCAGGCTCTACACTGAGAAGAGTTTTAATAATGATCTCCAGCCGCAGACCTATCCTGAAATATTACGTTCAAACCTTGCAAATACAGTTCTCACCTTGAAGAAACTAGGAATTGATGATCTGGTACATTTTGATTTTATGGACCCACCTGCTCCGGAGACATTGATGCGTGCATTGGAAGTGTTGAATTACTTGGGAGCATTGGATGATGAGGGTAACTTAACAAAGTTGGGTGAGATCATGAGTGAATTCCCCTTGGATCCTCAAATGTCGAAGATGCTCGTAGTTAGTTCTGAGTTCAACTGTTCAAATGAGATTCTTTCAGTTGCTGCCATGCTTTCAG TACCCAATTGCTTTGTACGGCCTAGGGAGGCACAAAAAGCTGCAGATGAAGCAAAAGCTCGGTTTGGGCATATCGATGGTGATCATCTCACTCTTTTGAACGTGTACCATGCTTACAAACAAAACA ACGAGGATCAATCTTGGTGCTATGAGAATTTCATCAACCATAGAGCGCTGAAGGCTGCTGATAATGTTAGACAACAGCTCGTGCGCATTATGTCCAGGTTTAATCTCAAGCTGTGCAGCACTGATTTCAACAGCCGTGACTACTATGTCAACATTAGAAAGGCCATGCTTGCCGGGTATTTCATGCAGGTAGCTCATCTGGAGCGCACGGGGCACTACTTGACAGTTAAAGACAACCAG gTGGTGCACTTGCATCCATCAAATTGCCTGGATCACAAGCCAGAGTGGGTCATCTACAACGAGTATGTCCTGACAAGCCGGAATTTTATTCGTACTGTGACAGATATTCGTGGTGAATG gttagttGATATAGCACCACATTATTATGATCTCGAAAACTTCCCACAGTGTGAGGCAAAGCGAGTCCTCGAAAAGCTTTACAGAAAAAAGGAGAAGGATCGGGAGGAGAGTCGAAAcaggagatga
- the LOC107951302 gene encoding probable pre-mRNA-splicing factor ATP-dependent RNA helicase DEAH2 isoform X2: MGTERKRKVSLFDVVDEPSAKIAKSNGLGLTETNANSSINKWNGRPYSQRYYDILEKRKTLPVWQQKEEFLQVLRANQTLILVGETGSGKTTQIPQFVLDAVDIETPDKRRKMMIACTQPRRVAAMSVSRRVAEEMDVTIGEEVGYSIRFEDCSSARTVLKYLTDGMLLREAMTDPLLERYKVIILDEAHERTLATDVLFGLLKEVLKNRPDLKLVVMSATLEAEKFQGYFNGAPLMKVPGRLHPVEIFYTQEPERDYLEAAIRTVVQIHMCEPPGDILVFLTGEEEIEDACRKITKEVGNMGDQVGPVKVVPLYSTLPPAMQQKIFEPAPPPVKEGGPPGRKIVVSTNIAETSLTIDGIVYVIDPGFSKQKVYNPRVRVESLLVSPISKASAHQRSGRAGRTQPGKCFRLYTEKSFNNDLQPQTYPEILRSNLANTVLTLKKLGIDDLVHFDFMDPPAPETLMRALEVLNYLGALDDEGNLTKLGEIMSEFPLDPQMSKMLVVSSEFNCSNEILSVAAMLSVSQYSLMKQMVSPCLYASADLPWASSVITQFFL; the protein is encoded by the exons ATGGGTACGGAGAGAAAAAGGAAGGTGAGCTTGTTTGATGTAGTGGACGAGCCATCGGCTAAGATCGCGAAATCGAACGGTTTAGGTTTAACGGAGACGAACGCTAACAGCTCGATCAACAAGTGGAATGGACGGCCTTATTCTCAAAGGTATTACGATATTTTGGAGAAGAGGAAAACCCTCCCCGTTTGGCAACAAAAAGAAGAGTTTTTGCAAGTATTGAGGGCGAATCAAACCCTTATCTTGGTCGGTGAAACCGGTAGCGGTAAAACTACTCAG ATTCCTCAGTTTGTATTGGACGCCGTTGATATAGAAACTCCGGATAAACGTAGGAAAATGATGATTGCTTGTACCCAGCCTCGAAGAGTGGCTGCCATGTCTGTTTCGCGTCGTGTTGCTGAAGAAATGGATGTGACTATTGGAGAGGAGGTGGGTTATAGTATTCGTTTCGAGGATTGCAGTAGTGCAAGGACTGTTTTGAA GTATTTAACAGATGGTATGCTTTTAAGGGAAGCGATGACAGATCCTCTTTTAGAAAGATATAAAGTGATTATTCTCGATGAAGCTCATGAAAGAACTTTGGCTACAGATGTGCTGTTTGGGCTTCTGAAAGAAGTTTTAAAGAATCGACCTGACCTTAAGCTTGTTGTTATGAGTGCTACACTAGAGGCTGAAAAGTTTCAGGGTTATTTTAATGGTGCACCACTTATGAAGGTTCCAGGTAGGCTTCACCCTGTGGAGATATTCTACACTCAGGAACCTGAAAGGGATTACTTGGAGGCTGCGATACGGACTGTTGTGCAGATACACATGTGTGAACCTCCTGGTGATATACTTGTTTTCCTAACTGGAGAGGAGGAGATCGAAGATGCCTGTCGCAAAATAACGAAAGAAGTAGGAAACATGGGGGATCAAGTAGGTCCTGTTAAAGTAGTGCCTCTATATTCAACTCTTCCACCAGCAATGCAGCAGAAGATTTTTGAGCCTGCTCCACCTCCCGTGAAGGAGGGTGGCCCTCCTGGAAGGAAGATTGTGGTGTCTACAAACATTGCCGAAACTTCCTTGACTATTGATGGCATTGTTTATGTTATTGACCCTGGGTTTTCTAAACAAAAAGTTTATAACCCACGAGTGCGTGTTGAGTCCTTATTGGTATCTCCTATATCAAAGGCAAGTGCACATCAAAGATCTGGACGTGCTGGAAGAACACAACCTGGGAAATGCTTCAGGCTCTACACTGAGAAGAGTTTTAATAATGATCTCCAGCCGCAGACCTATCCTGAAATATTACGTTCAAACCTTGCAAATACAGTTCTCACCTTGAAGAAACTAGGAATTGATGATCTGGTACATTTTGATTTTATGGACCCACCTGCTCCGGAGACATTGATGCGTGCATTGGAAGTGTTGAATTACTTGGGAGCATTGGATGATGAGGGTAACTTAACAAAGTTGGGTGAGATCATGAGTGAATTCCCCTTGGATCCTCAAATGTCGAAGATGCTCGTAGTTAGTTCTGAGTTCAACTGTTCAAATGAGATTCTTTCAGTTGCTGCCATGCTTTCAG TTTCTCAGTATTCTCTCATGAAGCAAATGGTGTCGCCTTGCCTGTATGCCTCTGCTGACCTACCATGGGCCTCTTCTGTGATAACTCAATTCTTTCTTTAG